The window TAGCGCAGAAAGACCCCCAGCGCGAAGGCTCCGACTTCGCACAGGCAGGTCATCATGACGGTCAACATCCAGCCCACGGTGAAGAAGTCGGCCAGCCGAGTTTCGACCGATTCGCCGGCGGACCGTTCGTCGCGTTTTTTGGAAGAACGTGGTTTCTTGGTCTGCGTCATCGTCGCGCAACGGTAAAGGAACGCCCGCTACTCCCAGCTCCGTGAATCGTGCAACATGCTCGCACGGACGTGCAACGGCCCGCATGGGCGGACGAATCTTACCGGGCCGGCGGCCAGGGAACCAGCCAGTCTCGCCTTCTCGCGACCCACCGAGGAGTGGCGCGACGCCAAAGAAGCAACGCGCAAGCGTCTAGCGCTGCGTGAAGATGGCGGTCGTCTCGTCGGCCGTCAGGGCCTGCATCCGCGATTGGCTATTCAGCGTGGCGGTGACGCGGGCCTGTCCCGCCTGATTGGCGCGCGCCTGCACCTGATAAGTCAACGTCCCCCCCGCGGGTATTTGCGCAACCGGTTGGAACGTGACCGCCTGCCCGACGATCGTATGCGCCGAGGGCCCCTGCGTACCTGTCGAGACAGGACTCAACTCGGTCGGCAGCGTCACGCTCACGGCGACGTTGCTGTCGGGCGTTTGCGCCGTGTTGCGCACGACGACCTCGTACGTCACGTCGCCACCGACTGTCACGGGATCGCGCGTGTCGCTCACCGTCATCGTGAGCCCACCCTGCACCGGACGAACTTCAAGACACGCATCATCATCGGCGCGTGCCCCCTGATCGGTGGTGACCGTCACGCGGTTACACGTCTGGGCGGCGGCCTGCGTGCAGCGGCAATGTACCTCGAGCAAGGCCGAGCGCCCCGGATCGAGACCATCGATGCTCCAGGCGAGATCGTTGCCGATGAAGTACCGACCATCGGTGGCCATCACGGGATTCAGGCCGGGATCGTAGTTGTCGACCACTTTCAGGTTCGTCACCCGCACGCTGCCGATGTTCGTGATGCGGATGGTGAACTCGGCCACTCCACCCACATTGCGGAGCGTCGGTCCGGTCTTCTCGACCTTGATCTGCGCGGGATTCGGCGTGGTCGGCGGGGGCTCTTCGCCCGGCACCACCGGTGGCGGCGCCACGATGGGGGTTCCCGTCACATTGACACATGCCTGGGCAGAGCTGCTCAAACCGCCCGCGGCGAGGACCTCGACGCGGTTGCACTGTTGCCCTGGCTGCAACGCCCGCAATTGCACGGCGATCGTGCGCGAAGCGCCCGGCCCGAGATCGGGAAGGTTCCGTTCGATCGGATTGGCGCGCGTCGCGTGCTCGAATCCCGGATCGTAACGATCGACGATCACGATGCCCGTCGCCGGAGTTCCTCCGCGATTGGTCACCGTGACCTCGAAATTGACCGTTTCGCCCGCCTGGGCTTGCGGCGGACCGGTCATGCGCACCTCGAGCCCCGAGGCCAGCACCGTGGTGGTAGCGCACTCCCGCGCGGTCACACCGGCAGCGCTAGCGACGGTCACGCAGTTCTGCACCGTGCCCGGTTGATCGGCCCGGAGCGTCACCTCGATGGTCTGCGTCTGGCGCGGACCGATCTCGGCGAAGCGCCATTCGAGCCGGCCGGTAGCGGCCTGGGTCGGTGGTTGGCTCGACACGAACGACATGCCCGCGGGCAGTTGATCGCTCACTACGATGTCGCGTGCCGCCGAACCGGACGGATTGTGGATCTCGATGCGATAGACGGCGTTGCCGCCGACGGCCGCTTGTGCTGGACCGCTGATGCGCAGCGCCAGATCGTTCGAGACCCACGTCTTTTGCGTCGAGCCGGTACCGAGCACCAGGCGGCGCCCATCTCCACCGGGAAAGTCGGCCGGGCGGATAATCTGAATACTGATGATATTGGTGCCCGGCGCGGGCGATTGCTGGAACAGCTCGACGCTGGCCTGTCCCAGTTCGTTCGTGGGAACTTCGATCGTCGGCGAGCAATCGGGAGCGAAGCCCGCCGCCGGCCCCCCCTGCACTTCATAACGCACGCGATAGCCCTGGATCGGCGTTTGATCGCTTTGACGCACCACCGTCGTGGTCATCACGTGACGCGTGCCGACGGGATTCGTCGCCGCGGGGGGCAACATCCAGGTGGCATCGACCCAGTGAATGCGGGCCCGCTGTAGGCGTGCATCCCAACCGAAGACATCGGGCGCGAATGCCGTGACGTCGCTCGTCCCTTCGCGGCTCGACGTGACGGTAATCCACGCCTGACCGGGAAGCACGGGCACGTCGTCCTCGGGCGCCGGCGTGCCACGTGTCAGGGTGATGCCGTGATGCACGGTACGTCCGACCGCAAAAGTGTTGTCCACCTTGTGCGCGCGTTCGTGCCACTTGCGCAAGTGATCGTGGAAAGTTCCGTTCCCGACATCAACAATAAAACCTTCGCTCGAGGGATCGATCATCCACTCGACGCGTTGATCGCTGTGCAGATAGCCGTCGTGGCCGCACACGCCGGCGACCATCACCACCTCGGCGCCGACCGGCGCCACGACGGTGCCCGGCATGATGCTGATGCACGCCGAATGCTGGCAGCCGGGGTTGCACCCCGGCTTGGGGGTCATGCGCACGGCATTGGGAATGCACAACTCGTGCAGAATGGCCTCGGCCCGCGGAGCGGTCGAAGACATGATCGCGGCGACCGCCAGCAGGATGGCGGCGCGCAGCGCGAGCGCGGATTGTGGAATCATGCGCGACATAAGCAGGCGTGCCGTGGGGAGGAATCGGCCACCGAATTTTCGCACCGCGTGGAGTTTAGCCGGCAGGCAAACTCTCGGGATGGCGGCAAGATTTTCGGCTATGGAAACCTAGCACGCGTTTTCGCCACGTGATGAAAGTTTTCAACAAAGCGCGTGGCGAAAAGAAAACGAGGCCGGATGATCGTTAGAAGCGACACGACCGAGTCGCAAATTCGGCGCTTATGCACGAACGAACGCGAAGCTGAAGCGGGGACAACCCCGGGTGCCACGGGCTCTGCCCGTGCTGCATCCGTTTAACGCTTGCCGCTAATCCAAGTAACTCCACTCGCCCGTCTCAAATGAGTAAATCCTGCGGCCGTATGGAGGAATCTGCCACCAGACAAGGATGGGGCGTTGTGACGCCATGTAATCGGTTCGTTCCGCGCCCCAATAGGCGAATGCACCTTGCGAGCAGCAGTACTTCGCCCGCGGAACCGAGCTCAAATACTGCGGGACGAGATCCTCCAATTGTTCAGGATAGTCGCCGTTCGCCTGGTGGTACTGATCGACGGCTTGAATAACTCGTGCCGCATTTGCCCGTGCGATTCTTCCCTGCAGCGACGAATTCGCGACGACAAGTATTCCGGTGACGACTGGAAAAAGAACTCGAGCGGCGCCCACTTTCCAATTCGGGCGCTGAACCAAGACCAGAACCACAGCAACGAGAAACCAGATCGGGCAGATGAGAAACGAGAACAGAAAGCTGCCGCTCATGACGACATCGAAAAAAGCTACAACGAGGAAGCAAAATACGCTCCCACCCACCGCGTCGATTAACGCGCAAATGCGCCACCACAGGCCTGTGTTGGTCTCTTCCATAACATCACCAATCGCAGCGGGCGCAGTCGTCCTTCGCGGTACAACTCGACGTAGGGAAAGATCATGCCCCGGCGCCGACAAAAAAGGCATCCGACGTGGGGACGAACAGCAGAATGAGATCCTCAACACCGACCGCGCGGGCTTTTTCGCTCGCGCGCTTTGGCGATGGATTGCTTGCCGCGACTGCATAGCTCTCTGGGTCGAGCGCTAGCCACTGCCCTGCGTAACCCGTCACATCGATGCGAGGACGCTGGACTTGCTTCGATTCGCGTGATTTCTTCATAGACTGCCTCCATGCCTATTGTTGGCATTCGCGAGTTGCGAGGCAATGCCGATGAATCGCGAGAAATCTGCCCAACGCGGGCAAAGCCCGTGCAACCCAGATTCTGCTACGCCACGCTTAGAGATGGCTGACGTCCGCCGAGGCTAGTTCCCCGCGGTAGCGGGCGGATTGGCCGCTTCGAACGCTGCCTTTTCAGCAGCAGCTTTCTCAGCGGCGGCTTGCGTCGCGGTGGCCTTCGCCGTGGCCGCGTCGGCGGCGGTGCGGCGTTCGGTGGCCTTTTGCTGGGCCGCGATTTGAGCTGCGACTACCGCATCGGCGATGGTCTTCGCCTCAGCGAGTGCAGCGGCGGCGACCTTCTCACGCTCGGCCTTTTCGGCAGCGAGCTTGTCGGCGACTGCTTTGGCCGCCTCGGCCTTTTCCAGTGCCGTTCTCAGTGCGGCGAGCGTGTCGTTCGCCGCCGTGGCGGACGATTGCGAGGCTGCCAATTCAGCCGCGGCGGCATCGGCGGCCGCCTGTACGGGAGCAAGTGCCGCGGCGGCAGCTTGCGCCTCGGTGGTTCGCGCGGCGAGTTCCTGCTCGGCGGCAGCCAACTCGGTGGCGATCTTTTCGGCCTCGACCTTGGCGGCCGCGGCGGCGTCCGCCGCTGCCAGAGCGGCCATCTCCAAAGTGGGCGGATTCGTCGCTAGTGCCGCCACCTGCACGCCGTCTGCCACGTTCCACAGCTTGAGCGCACCGGTCCAGTCACCGCCGACGACCCGCGCTCCATCGTGCGTGAACGTGGCGGCCAGCGCCAGATCGGGCAGCGCCTCGAAGGCGACTAATTGTTTCCCTTCGAGGTCCCACACCTTCACCTGGCGATCTCGCCCGGCGGTAACGAGACGCCCATCGTGCGTGAAGTGGATCGAGGCGACCCCCCCGGCGTGGGCGTTCCACGTCTTGACCTGCGTGCCGTTCTCCATTTCCCACAGGCGGACGGAGCCGTCCTCGCTGGCGCTGGCCAACAGGTTCGAATCGAGACGCCAGCTCACGGCGTTCACCGCCGCGGTGTGTCCCTTGAGGTTCTGATACTCGCGGGCCGTCTCCGCCTCCCACACGATCAACTCACCGTTGCGATCGGCCGTGGCCAGGAGCACGCCGTCGGGGCTGTACTCGATGGCGTAGACCCACTCGGTGTGCTTGCGGATCTCGTGCAGTTGCGTGCCGTCTTCCGTGTCGAAGATGCGCACCACGCGTTGCGGTCCGCCGAGTGCCACGCGGGTGTGATCTTCGTTGATGTCGGCCGCGAGGACCGTATCGAGCTCGTCGCCGAGTTCGAAGACGCGTTCGCCGCTCTTCACGTCGAAGACGACGACGCGCCCCGAGTGCCCGCCACGACCACCACCGGCGAGCAGCAGGGCGCCGCTACGACTGAAGCGCAGCACCTCGGGCGTCCCTTCGGCAAAGGGGAGCACGCCGAGCAGTTCGCCCGAATCGCTGTGGTAGAGCGGCACCTGCTTCTGTCCCGACACCGCGACGACGGGGGCCCAAGGGCTTGCCGCGATCGAGGCGACCGCCGTGGTGCGGGGCGTGTAGACCAGCGGCTGCTTCGAGATGTTCTCCGGCATGATCGCCGGACCCTCGGGCCGCGCGGCGCCGGCCGATTGCATCAGGTTCGCCTTGGGCTTCTTCGGCTTGGCCACCGAGCCCGAGTTCTCGAGCGCTCCGCCTTCGATCCACGTCTTGATGACGGCAAGCTTGGCCTCGGGCAGCTTGTCCTGCTCGGGGGGCATCTTGGGCTCTTCCTGGTGCGAGACGAGCATCCACAGGCGCGAGCTATCGAGATCGCCCGCCAGCACCACCTCGCCACTGGCTCCGCCCGCCATCAGCCGTCCGTAGTCGTCGAGCGCGAGATCGCTTTTCGCATTCGACATGTTGTGGCAACTGAAGCAGTGCTCGCGCAAGATCGGCTTTACGTCGTCGGCGTAGGTGACCTTCTTGGCGGGCTCCTCGGCCTGCAGCGCGCGCGGCGCGGCGCCGCACAGAACGATCGCCGCCAGGGCGAGCGATCCACCCGGGATGCCTTGCCACTTCAGCCTGCTCCGTGCCGATCTTGTCACCATCATCATCACCCTCTCCGGTATTTCAGTGGCACAGGTCGCTGGCCTGTGCGAAACACTGTCATCAGCTCTTTCTTCCATTCAGGCACAGGCTGGCAGCCTGTGCCACTTCTCTCTCATTCCGACTCGCACGAACAGTCAAAGTCTGCCACTGTTCGCTTAGTGATTGAACAAGAACTCGCGCGAGTTCAACACCGCCCAGAAGACATCTTCCAGGCCGCGCTGCTGGTTCTCGTCCTCGTTTACGATCGCCGCAAGCCTCTCCGCCTCCTCGGGCGTCGCGTGACGCGAGAGACAACGCACGTAGATCGAGTCGATCACCTGCTCGGGCGTCTGGCCGACATCGAGCATCGACTTCACCAGCCCGCCGCCGGCGATCTTCTGCTGAAACGTATCGCCGTTCAGCAGGTGCAAGGCCTGGCTCAAGGTCGGTTCGGTCTTCACCTCGCACGAGCAGACCGAAACCCGCGTCGAGCGGCCGAACGTGTTCAGGAAGTAGGTACTCGTCGCCCCGTCGGCGATCTGCGTGGCACGGGCCCCGACGGGCAGGCCCTGGAACTTGTCCTTCGTGCTGGTCACCTGGCTGATGGCATCGAGCAGGTTTTCGGCCTTGATGCGCCGCACGCGCGAATGGGCGAAGTTCAACTGGTCCGATTCGTTGCTGGTGTTCACCTCGGTGGTGCGCTGATAGGCCTTCGAGTTGCAGATGTCGCGCACCAGTTGCTTGAAGTCGTAACCGCTGTCGGTGAATTTTTGCGCCAGGGCATTCAGCAACTCGGGATTACTGGCCGGATTACTGATGCGGAAATCGTCGACCGGTTCCACAATGCCCACGCCAAAGAAGTGCTGCCAGACGCGGTTGGCGACGCTGGTGGCGAAGAAGGGATTCTCCGACGAGGCGAGCCACTCGGCCATCACGGCGCGTCGATCGCGGCCGGCCAGGTCGGGCGTGGCGCCGCCGAGAAACTTGGGCGTCATCGCACGGCCGCCGATCAGGTGGCCCACCTCACCGCCGCCGGAGTTGAAGACGATCGTCTCGCGGTAGTCTTCTCCCGTCTTGCGACCGATCTGGGCGAAGAAGGCCGCGAACGAGTAGTAATCGTCCATCGTCCAGCGATCGAAGGGATGGTTGTGGCACTGCGCGCACTGCGTGCGAATGCCCATGAAGACCTGGGCCACGTTCTCGGCCGTCTTCAGCGTGTCGGTCTCGATCTGGTAGTAGTTCGTGGGCGGATTGGTGAACGTGCCCCCCGTCGAGGAGAGCAGTTCCTGCACCATCTTGTCGAGCGGCACGTTGTTCGAGATCTGCTCGGTCAGCCAGTTCGCGTAGAGAAAGGCCGACTTGTAGCTCACGTTGATCGTCGAGCGAATCATGAGCAGCTCGGCCCATTTCATGGCCCAGATCTCGGAGAACTCCTTGCGCTCGAGCAGCTCGTCGACCAGCCTGGCCCGCTTCTCGGTCGATGGATCGGCCACGAAGGCGGCATGTTCCTCGGCCGTAGGCAAACGTCCGGTGATGTCGAGCGTCACGCGTCGCAGGTAGATCTCGTCCGAACAGAGGCCGCTCGGCAAGATACGTAGCTTCTGCAACTTCGCCCCGACGAGCTCGTCGATATAGTTGCCCCCCGATTCCTCGGGGGGGGAATATTCGAGATTCGCCGGCAGGACGATCGCCTGGCAGCCCACCGTGTGCGTATCGAAGCGGGCCATTACGAACGCCTCGCCCCGGGCGCCGGCGGTCACCAGCCCTTCGGGAGTGATGGCCGCCGAGTTGTCGTTGTTCGTCAGAAAGACGGCCAGATTCGTGATGTCGCGGTCCGTGCCATCGGCATACTTGGCCCGTGCGATCATGCGTTGCTGGGCCCCTTCCCCCTCGAGCACCATCTTGGGCGGATAGAGCTCGACCGTTTCGCAAAGGGGGACGGCGCCGCCATCGGCCGGAGCGCCCGCCTCGAGCCAGCGCAGGAGGGTGGCGTAGTATTCGCTCTGGTCGTCGAAGCGCTTGCCACCGGTGTGCGGCACGCTGCCGACCGATTTTTCCATCAACAGGCTTTCGGCGGGCAGGGCGAGATTGATCCGCCGACCGCTGATCTCGTGCGTGAGGCGGAAGTGATCGCCGTCGGGATCGAAGCCGAAAAGCGACAAACGGAAACCATCCTTACCGCGCGCGGCCCCGTGGCAACTCCCCGTGTTGCAGCCGGCCCGCATGAAGACCGGCATCACGTCGAGCTTGAAGCTGATCGGCCGATCCTCGGTCGCCTGACGCACGCTGACCGGAATCGTCGCCACATGTTCCTCGAAGCGCACTTCGAGTTGCGTCTCGCCATCGGCGACGGGATAGAGCACATTGCCTTCGAGCCGCGCCAGGGCGGGGTCGAGCAGCTTCACCTGCACTTCGTCGGTGATGTCGAGCGTCACATCGTCGGCACGCACCCCCTGCACGATGAACGGCTGACGATCGCGCGACGTGGTCAACTGCACGTCGGGAGGATAGACGCCGATCTTGACGATCGACTTCGCATCGCTCGCCGCAGCCAACGCCGGCACGGCCAACAGCAACACGGCGAGCAACTTCGTGACTCTGGCGTTTCCACAGAGCAGGTTCATCGCGTCATCCTCGGGCGGTCAAGTCGGGAGGGACTTGGTGATCTCGGTGTCGTGTTCTCGGTCGGGCGCGTCGGCGTGGTCGCTCGTCGCGCCGCACGTGGTGCGATACGTTACTGGCCACCACCGGCCGCGGCAGGTTCCGGGGCCGGCTGTTCGGCGGGGGCGTCTTCGGCCGGCGCGGCGGCTGCCGTGGCGCGGGCCTCTTTTTCCTTCTGGCGATCGAGTCGCAATTGCTCGAGCCGCGTGAGTCGCTTCTCCGGCGGAGCCTCGGCGGCGGGTATCGGCGCCGCGGCAACCGGCGCCGGCGCATCGGCCTTCGGCGGCAACGGCTCGTCGATACGCAACAAACCCGTGCCGATCATGTGCGTGATCGGTTCGCCATGGGCGGTCACGATCGCGCGGCAGAGCAGCGTTTGATGCTTGCCGGCAGGGGAGTTCGCCGTGGTCTTGACCTTGAAGACCAACTCGGTCGAATCCTGGGTGATTTCGCCTTGCGCGGTGGTCACCTCGTTCGGCAGGCCGAGCAATTCGACCGTCGCCGGGCCTGCGAAGTCGCGATTCTTCGTCACCGTGACAACGACGTCAGTCTCCTGTCCCTTTTCCACGGCCGCTTGCCCATAGGCAAAGGTGAAGAAGGGCTCGGCGATCTCCAGATCGGCCAGTTGGCTGGCGACCGAGACCGTGCCGTTATCGACCGTGGCATCGGCGATGACCACGATCTTCCACGTGCGGATCTCGGCGCCGCTGTTCGCGTTCAGGGGCAAGAGGACTTCGTTCTGTCCCTCGGGAATCGAAACCGAGCCCGACGAACCGACCCCCGGCGGGTTGTACAGCATGCGGACGGCGATCGGCGCGGTGAAGCCTTCCTGGCGCGTGGCCACGATCTTCAAGTTCATCGTGCCATCGCGGACCAGCGGCACCTGCGGCTGCACGATCTCGATCGCGTAGGGCGATTCATCCGTCACGGCGGTCGCCATGCGCTCGCTGAAGTGGTCCCACACATGGATGTTGTTCTGTCCGCGCACCATCGAGGTGGTCTGCAACAGGCGACCTTCGACTGGCACGTTGGCATCGGCGTTGCGACCGATCACGTCGACGAGCGATCCGCCGAGGGGCGCATCGGCCGCGGCGGTGAGCAGCACCGGCACGATCGACTGATTGGCGGCCATGGGCATGGTTTCGTACGTGACGCCTGGGGGCAGATCCTTGAGTTCAATGGAGAGCTCGCCCCCGAAATCGGTGCGCGATCCGCTCACCAGGAGTGCCGCGCGGTTTCCCTTCGGCACCGGCGCCACAATGTCGACGAACTGCGACTGCTCGGGCAGTCCCATCACCAGAGAGGGCGTCACCGGCGCGACTTCGATGCGATAGGCGTAGTCGACGCCCCCCTTATTCAAGTGGTCGCGCATCTGCAGGACATATTCGCCATCTTCGGGCACGGTGAAGCGGAGGTAGCTATCAGGCGTGCCATTGTCGTCGTTGCCGGCCAGCCCGGCGCCGTCCGTCCCACGCAGAACCGAAAGAACGCTGTCCAAGGGCGAACGCAGCGAGCGGGCAAAGACCCGCAGGTCGTAGACCTGCCCCTTCGTGGCGGCAAAGCGGAAATAATCGACATCACCCGGCTCAGCCAGCACGCCACCGAGCGCCGCCGGGGGAGTGAAGACCGTCGCTTCGGCGAGGCCGTTGTTCGGTTCGGCCTCGATCGCGTTGGGCAAATCCGAAATGCGGAAGACATTACTCGAGGGAGCCACTCCCGCCTCGTTCTGCGCCGCAAGTCGGAAATCGCGCACCGTCTGGCTGGGTAGCGTGACCTGCTGGACAAACTCGCCCGCCACGTCACCAAGAAATTTCACCTCGAGCGTTTCGCCCGGCCGACCGCCCGCGGGCAGCGTGGCCGTAGGACGCGGAAATCCACCGATGTGCAGACGATAGTTGCAGGCGCCGTTGCCCCCGAAGGCGGTTTCGCGAACCTGCACGTAGTAAGTGCCATCTTCCGGGGCGACGATCGACGCGACGCCATCCTGCCAGACGAGCGCCGCATCGTCCGAGTTGGACAGTTCGAAGCGTCCCTTGTCCATGATCGCCACGTAGGGATCGAAGAACGTGTTGCCGAGGCGAATGCCTTCGATCTCGGCCGTGATGCGCTGTCCCTGCTTCACGTCGACCGCGAAGTAATCGACATCTTCGTTCTGCACGACGCCGTTGACCGTGACGCCGAGGTCAACCTTCTGGGGTGTTTCGAACTCGCTGTTCGGCTCGGCTTCGCCGATCTCGGGCAGCGCCCCCACGCTGAACGTCCGCAGCTCGCTGATGCCCGTGGCAGTGCGCACGCGCATGCCATGCGTACCGAGACGGCAGTCGGAGGCGATCGCCAGCCGGACCTTGACGGCCTTGTCATTGCCCGCCTCGAGACTCACCACGGAGATGCCCGGCTCGTAGAAGTAGATCTCCTGGGCATCTGCCAGGCGCGCGCCGTTGAACGTGACGTCGAGCTCAGTGCCGCGTTGTCCCCCTTGAGGGCTGATCGAGCCGAGCGAAGGACTGGCCCCTTCGACGAGCGTGGCGTTCACGACCAACAATGCCCACGAGAGTGCGGCAACCAAGAACATACGGCGAGGAAGCAGATTTCCGACCGCGCAGCGACAAGTGACGTTCATAGGGCAAACCCTTGTGTATTCGCTAATCGCAAACGATCGGCACATCCCACCGATCATTCGTCCACGCATGCGCCGTGGGTTGCGTGCTCGTCTTCGGGGGGGATCGGGCCACACGCAGACGAGCAACGCGCGGCGCCAGGTGTTCGGTTACTCGCTCGTGCGAGCTAACTCCGGTCGACCCGTGCCTCGCGCATGGTTCGCCACGCGCGAGCCAGGTCAG is drawn from Pirellulales bacterium and contains these coding sequences:
- a CDS encoding pre-peptidase C-terminal domain-containing protein, which codes for MNVTCRCAVGNLLPRRMFLVAALSWALLVVNATLVEGASPSLGSISPQGGQRGTELDVTFNGARLADAQEIYFYEPGISVVSLEAGNDKAVKVRLAIASDCRLGTHGMRVRTATGISELRTFSVGALPEIGEAEPNSEFETPQKVDLGVTVNGVVQNEDVDYFAVDVKQGQRITAEIEGIRLGNTFFDPYVAIMDKGRFELSNSDDAALVWQDGVASIVAPEDGTYYVQVRETAFGGNGACNYRLHIGGFPRPTATLPAGGRPGETLEVKFLGDVAGEFVQQVTLPSQTVRDFRLAAQNEAGVAPSSNVFRISDLPNAIEAEPNNGLAEATVFTPPAALGGVLAEPGDVDYFRFAATKGQVYDLRVFARSLRSPLDSVLSVLRGTDGAGLAGNDDNGTPDSYLRFTVPEDGEYVLQMRDHLNKGGVDYAYRIEVAPVTPSLVMGLPEQSQFVDIVAPVPKGNRAALLVSGSRTDFGGELSIELKDLPPGVTYETMPMAANQSIVPVLLTAAADAPLGGSLVDVIGRNADANVPVEGRLLQTTSMVRGQNNIHVWDHFSERMATAVTDESPYAIEIVQPQVPLVRDGTMNLKIVATRQEGFTAPIAVRMLYNPPGVGSSGSVSIPEGQNEVLLPLNANSGAEIRTWKIVVIADATVDNGTVSVASQLADLEIAEPFFTFAYGQAAVEKGQETDVVVTVTKNRDFAGPATVELLGLPNEVTTAQGEITQDSTELVFKVKTTANSPAGKHQTLLCRAIVTAHGEPITHMIGTGLLRIDEPLPPKADAPAPVAAAPIPAAEAPPEKRLTRLEQLRLDRQKEKEARATAAAAPAEDAPAEQPAPEPAAAGGGQ
- a CDS encoding DUF11 domain-containing protein, which encodes MSRMIPQSALALRAAILLAVAAIMSSTAPRAEAILHELCIPNAVRMTPKPGCNPGCQHSACISIMPGTVVAPVGAEVVMVAGVCGHDGYLHSDQRVEWMIDPSSEGFIVDVGNGTFHDHLRKWHERAHKVDNTFAVGRTVHHGITLTRGTPAPEDDVPVLPGQAWITVTSSREGTSDVTAFAPDVFGWDARLQRARIHWVDATWMLPPAATNPVGTRHVMTTTVVRQSDQTPIQGYRVRYEVQGGPAAGFAPDCSPTIEVPTNELGQASVELFQQSPAPGTNIISIQIIRPADFPGGDGRRLVLGTGSTQKTWVSNDLALRISGPAQAAVGGNAVYRIEIHNPSGSAARDIVVSDQLPAGMSFVSSQPPTQAATGRLEWRFAEIGPRQTQTIEVTLRADQPGTVQNCVTVASAAGVTARECATTTVLASGLEVRMTGPPQAQAGETVNFEVTVTNRGGTPATGIVIVDRYDPGFEHATRANPIERNLPDLGPGASRTIAVQLRALQPGQQCNRVEVLAAGGLSSSAQACVNVTGTPIVAPPPVVPGEEPPPTTPNPAQIKVEKTGPTLRNVGGVAEFTIRITNIGSVRVTNLKVVDNYDPGLNPVMATDGRYFIGNDLAWSIDGLDPGRSALLEVHCRCTQAAAQTCNRVTVTTDQGARADDDACLEVRPVQGGLTMTVSDTRDPVTVGGDVTYEVVVRNTAQTPDSNVAVSVTLPTELSPVSTGTQGPSAHTIVGQAVTFQPVAQIPAGGTLTYQVQARANQAGQARVTATLNSQSRMQALTADETTAIFTQR
- a CDS encoding DUF1553 domain-containing protein, producing MNLLCGNARVTKLLAVLLLAVPALAAASDAKSIVKIGVYPPDVQLTTSRDRQPFIVQGVRADDVTLDITDEVQVKLLDPALARLEGNVLYPVADGETQLEVRFEEHVATIPVSVRQATEDRPISFKLDVMPVFMRAGCNTGSCHGAARGKDGFRLSLFGFDPDGDHFRLTHEISGRRINLALPAESLLMEKSVGSVPHTGGKRFDDQSEYYATLLRWLEAGAPADGGAVPLCETVELYPPKMVLEGEGAQQRMIARAKYADGTDRDITNLAVFLTNNDNSAAITPEGLVTAGARGEAFVMARFDTHTVGCQAIVLPANLEYSPPEESGGNYIDELVGAKLQKLRILPSGLCSDEIYLRRVTLDITGRLPTAEEHAAFVADPSTEKRARLVDELLERKEFSEIWAMKWAELLMIRSTINVSYKSAFLYANWLTEQISNNVPLDKMVQELLSSTGGTFTNPPTNYYQIETDTLKTAENVAQVFMGIRTQCAQCHNHPFDRWTMDDYYSFAAFFAQIGRKTGEDYRETIVFNSGGGEVGHLIGGRAMTPKFLGGATPDLAGRDRRAVMAEWLASSENPFFATSVANRVWQHFFGVGIVEPVDDFRISNPASNPELLNALAQKFTDSGYDFKQLVRDICNSKAYQRTTEVNTSNESDQLNFAHSRVRRIKAENLLDAISQVTSTKDKFQGLPVGARATQIADGATSTYFLNTFGRSTRVSVCSCEVKTEPTLSQALHLLNGDTFQQKIAGGGLVKSMLDVGQTPEQVIDSIYVRCLSRHATPEEAERLAAIVNEDENQQRGLEDVFWAVLNSREFLFNH